TCATATTGAAGTTATACAAAATTCATCGGAAATTCTTACCCGAAAGGTTCGTCTCCAATTTGCTTCGATGAACCTTTCCTGTCTCTATAGACTACACGGTTAAGTATGTCGGAACATTCTATATCAAACATGTTAGCCAGCCGGCTGCAAAGTTCTTCGTAAGAATTAAGCAACGTTAGCTCAAGAGTACGGCCAACATCCTCCGATTCCATGAAAACTTTACAGTGACCCGTTTCTAGTTCCATGTCTAATTCTAGGCGGTTTTCCTTGAGAGAAGGAAGTCGTTCCGTAGAGCAATGATCCTGGTTTAGTGCTGAACCAGAACCATCAGAAACATTACCTGCTTTGTCGACATTCCCTTCAGATGAACTATTACCCGTAGGAGCGGGTGAGACAGTGTCACCCGAACGACTTAGAGACATTTGCTGCTCTGTCAATATTGGTTTACCAAAAAGCACAAATTGATGTGGTTTAGTCACATTGGATTTCTTACCTGATTGGTTTAGGTTTCCTATCGTGAGTAGGCACGATATATTATCGTTGGTGCTgggtttttgaaaatttagagaaCTGGACGGTCGATTGGGCAGTGTGGTGTTGTGATCAAGTGCTGAGAAGCCACCTGAAAAGTAACCCGACTGTAATTTACTCATATGAAGATCGGACAGTGGAAGACCGAATTGAGCATGCCTGGCTCCCTGCATGCCTGCAGGAGAATTGTCGGGTAAACATCCGAAAGGGTTGCTTGGCCCTAAAAAATTTCCGGAAAATGTGGGGACCAGAAGTTGGCCTTCCATAGGAAAATCTGGATGGTGGGGAAGTCGGAATTTCTTTCTGGGTGGCGAGTAGCGAGACAGATGTATGGCTGGCATATTCGATACCAATTCCACAAGCCATGGACTAACACGTTTTACATTTTGCAGTAAATCGGGCTCATCCCATGTCACCTGCAAAACCAAGAATCTAAGAATTATCTATAGAATGCCAGAAAACATAATCCGATAAACCGAGATGATTCAGAAAAAGAAGGAAAGAATTTCAATCGACGAATATCAAGAGAGTGGTTATATCCGATTCGTTAAAGGTCAAGCGTCTAGTAAAATTGTAAACTACATGTATACATATTTATGTTAATTCGACTCGGGTACTGACGTTAGATACTGGTACATGTCgaagtgtcggatacgtctaaatattcaattttacgcataaaaaGAAGTttctaagtgtcataccaatgtccgaggaACAAGGATccgacacgggtacgtgaagcaaaatgaagagccCGAGTAATATAGACACAAATGTGCTAAGTCAAACATCAGGATTACATAAGAAACATAAGAATATGGTAAGGTATAACAACAATGATTGTCCAAATCTACAAGGAAACTTCAACTTGATCGGATTCGTCATAATATATCTCATTTTTTGGATGTTTATTTAGGATTCCAGTATAATATTCCCAATGAAAGACACCAAACTGCCCTAGTACTCAACAAAGAGCAGGTTGTTAGCAAAGTCAATTATTGTAAAGTCAACAAAAACATGTACATCATCAAATAAAACAAAGCAGATTAAGAAATAAATCAAGACTTCCAGCTCAAACATGATGTTGAAGGGAATAATTTATTGATAAGAAATTCccatttgaattttaattatcattgatgacATTTATTAGGCAAAAGACTTCCAGCTGGATAGGTTAATGAAGCCAGATTCAGTCCTGAACTTCACTTGCACAAGGCAACTTTACAAACACAAGACAAAGGTTCTATTCAACTAGTTTATGCCCGTCTAAGTCGGGGTATATTCCAGTGTAACATGATTTGCTAGCTAATGATTTTTTGAATTCACAATCCGCTTAAAGTTGTCCAAGAATAGCACTAAACTgatcataattcgcttttttcaaTTCGCGCTTCGCGagaagattagtgaatcatgtgacactggtctATTTGACCAGGTTTTCTATTCGACAAAATCTATGAAATGAGTATAGAACTAAAACAATTTCTCCTAATCAGCGTAACATAATTCGGCAACTAATTCACTTTTTGAATTCACAGTTAGCTCAAAACGGCCCAAAAATAGCTCGAAACTGATTATAATTCGCTTTATGATAAACTAATCATGTGACAATGTTACTAACAATGAATAAACATCGCAATTCACATATGCAAAGGACGTAAAGTGCGTCTTCTTTTCAAGTTCAAAACATCGCAGAAGTAAGGATAACGACGACATTGATGAAAAAAGAAGGCCGTACCTGAAGCAGCCTCCAAGGTGAATCGGGCCAGTGCACAGGATCAGCAACCTGAACAGAGGAAGTCGTGCCCATGAACCAACTTATCCTAGAAGAGTCTTCCGTTTCAAACGGCATCTTAAATCTCATTCCCGAACACCAACGAACTTGGAGTGCCGCTCTAACAAGCCCAGCCTTCACAACAAACTCAGGTGTACCAGCACGAGGGTAATAAACAACTTCAAAAGGCTGCCCTTTCGCAGCACGAGTTGCAGCCTCAATAACAGACTCCATCTTCACTTTCCCCTTAACCGAAACATTACCACCAACCCCATTACCATTTCTCATAACCCTATTCTCGTCCTCTCTAAGAAAAGCCGAAAAAGCACCATAGTTCAAAACATTGGATCCGGGATTCCACCCAAAAGTCGTATCAAGCCCTCCTCCGATTCCCCTCTTTGCCCTCCGAATCCCAACACACAAATCTCCATTTTCAGTCCTTAAAAACACAATAGAATCTCCAGCAACTAGCTTCTTAGCATTCACAAATGTACTCCAACCAGTAGTCAATAAATGTCTCCTAGGAGTCCCTCTATATATATGCCTAAACTTCCATGGTTCCCCATGAACATCCTTAGCAAGAATGTTCTGAACAGGTGGATCAGCCGAGTAATCCAACCGCGGAAATATAGTTTCTGCACAATAACGAGGGACTGAAAAACCTCCCCCATTGTTTGCATCAGACTGAGTCAAAGTCTTAGCAAATGAAGCAGGCTTATTCTCTTGTACCTCACCATTAACACTACTATCTTCATCACTATAATCAAGATCATTAGCCACAGGAATCAATCGAATTTTCGCATAAACCTCATCGGTTTCCTGGTCAGCTAAGTATCTTATATCCTCAACTCTACACAATACATAAGGAGGAATTCTAGGGAAATTCCTAAAATCAACATTTCCATTAGCATGTTCAATATGACCTTggacaaagtaataaactttagTATCAATTGTTGGCATTTGAACCATCCCTCCAGCACAAGCATGCCATAATTGAGAATCTAAACAATTATCAGTTtcctttattttatcttttgtaTCCATAAAGGTAATCATTGTAAATATCTTAAGAGAAGTTACACTATTTAAGCTTATTTCAACCCACAAAACCACCCCACAACAAACttcttaatcaaaaaaaatctgtcaaaacaaaacaaagcaaATGAATGAATATTTAAACATCTGGTCATCATATGccacaaatgaaaaatatctgaaaaaaataaataaaatcagatAAATGAatactatatatttttacaattttaataattttcttaCCTCAATAAGGTTGTCATCAATGGAAAATTCCAAAAAGATTCAGACTTTGCTGTAAAATATTTCTTCTCTTGATTTCTAGTTTCAGGCTTCAATAACTTTCCCACAAACAAAAACcccaaaaactaaaaaataactcAAAACCCACCAAAAAATTTAGCATTGCTGACAAATATTACCAATAATTGttccaaaatttataaaatagaaatattatatctcatttttaacaccataaaaaacaataataggGTAAATTGTTTATTGGGTaaagtaaaaatcaaaattcaaacacaAAACGTTGAAACTTTCATGAAATAAGAGGGATGAATAAGAATTATTTTCAGTTTTGAGCAGAAAAAAGAGCAAGATCTGCACATAATTTGTGTTCTTACAAGAACATTAATGgggaaaaacagagaaaaacaccattaaaacaaaaatatcttTCTAAAATTGGTTGAAAATAATAAACCCAATAGAAATACCAAAGGATTATATCACTCTTTTAGTTTTCTCTCTCTACCGACATCCCTACAAATGGAAGTGTAACACTGACTGTTTCTTCTTTACAAAAATCTTCTGTTTCTCTCACTCTTCTGTTTCTTTCACTCTTCTGTTTCTCTCTCTAAGTCTGGATATTTTCTCTCTCTAGAACTTGGGAAGATTCATTGAAATGGAAGCTTTGGATCATGGAAAAAGGAAGACAGAAGAACAAAAGGGTCCAAATAGTTGCAGCAACACTCAGCACAGTTGTATAAAAaagcttttttttcttttttttttctttttgttttttccttTGTCCCTTTTGGTTAACTTAGGAGTTAGAggagtatattttaataaaatcaaatcCTTTTACTgggtttgttttttctttttttcttttagtaaTTTTTAATAAGCTCAATGAATATAGGAAAATTTTGGGTggtgattttaaatttttgtattttttttaatatgcgTAGTAATTTAGagcttcaaatttttttatgtggtagataaaatatttaatttttggttaaattaaatacttatttcGAGTAAATTTCGAAATATGTGGTCAATTAGTGTAATCACAACTTttgttatttgaaaaaaatgtcattacgttaggtaaaaatagcgtaaagttaacaaaaaacttCTCTTTTGTCTACTACATAgataaattgaaaaatcaaGGTCACCacgtagattaaaaaaaaaattctaccatatgaaaaagccgaaaatttaaagttatcacataaattttatttttttttaacaaacatAAAATTTCCCCTGAAAAGTTTATACTTctagtgttttgttccaaaatGATACACTAATGTAACAataactaatttatttattggcTTTAAAAAATGGAATGAACGAATATAATGAGTATAAAATCATTTGGTTTGGTgtttagttgatttttttttctctagctTGGAttgagtgtatatatataagggtgaaaaaaaagtcaaactattGAAATAAAAGTGAGTAGAGGTGCAAATCAAATAATAGAAATACTTGTGAAAAAAATAGAATGAGGGTAAATTTATACCCCAAtgtaaaaaaactaattattacTAGTATAGAAACCCGAGTAATACACGGAGTTTTAAATACGTTAATATcttaatgaaattttagattaataaaaatattaaatgaaggtAATAAGTATTTACATATGTATAttgtaattgaaaaataattaaatttaaagaaaCCCAAAATAGATTGTTAATAAAcagtttatgggttttaaaacacctctttatatatatatatatatatatatatatatatatatatatatatatatatatatatatatatatatatatatatatatatatatatatatatatatatatatatatatatatatatacatatatatatatatatacatatatatatatatatatacatatatatatatatatacatatatatatatatatacatatatatatatatacatataaatatatatatatatacatatatatatatatatatatatatatatatatatatatatatatatatatatatatacatatatatatatatacatatatatatttatatacatatatatatatatatatatacatatatatatatatatatatacatatatatatttatatacatatatatatatatatatatatatatatatatatatatatatataaatatatatatatatatatatatatatatatatatattacattttcAGTACGATGATATAATTCACCATCCTTGTCGCATATGAGAATTCTTAGTCTTTTTCTAATAGTCACTCTAGAAATGGCGAAATAAAATTGTCCATaactaaaaaaagcttaaataggAACAGACAAATATGGGATATAGTTTGTCCTTGACTTTTACTAATAGTCATTGATTTTCCATATTCACTTGTCATTCTGAATTTCTTGAATGTTATTTAAACttatggttatattaaaaaatattattaaacacTAAAGGTTCAGAGAATAGAAATGATATGAGCAAATTATTGGAATGGCCATATGGGGctatttatattgtaatttatGTCATGAAAGTgtttatacatttttattttaataaatgaataattacatttctaaaaatcaaacaatatttttagttgattgatttttattgcacTATATTTGGTAGCTAAGATAGCCTGATTGCCTACACAATGATTGGagttggttgatttttttgcattaatttatttgtttccatAATTGTCATCCGGTTTAATAGTTTTGACATTTTCCCAACAattcaaaattgtaattatgatagtctaataatataaatgactaattttaatgattaataaaatgaaatttatgtcatttttgtttttaacaACCATTGCTGGAAAAAGGACAATTATGTACTTCtactaatttaataaattgcAGTATAATTGGAATGAatgtaatttattttgcaatataattttttaccagtgtaattaatattttatctattttccagtataattttctaaattgtacatatatatatatatatatatatatatatatatatatatatatatatatatatatatatatatatatatatatatatatatatatatatatatatatatatatatatatatatatatatatatatatatatatatatatatacatatatatatatatacatatatatacatatatatatatatatatatatatatatatatatatatatacatatatatatatatatatatatatatatatatatatatatatatacatatgtacatatatatatatatatatatatacatatgtacatatatatatatatatatatatatatatatatatatatatatatatatatatatatatatatatatatatatatgtatatgtatatatatatgtatatgtatatatatatatatatacatatatacatatatatatatatatatatatatatatatatatatatatatatatatatatatatatatatatatatgtatatatatatatgtatgtatatatatatatgtatatatatatatatatatatgtatatatatgcacatatatatatatatatatatatatatatatatatatatatatatatatatatatatatatatatatatatatatatatatatatatatatatatatatatatgtatatatcagtgtaattggaataattgtgatttattgcatccattaatataaaaatgtttagAAAAATGCAAATGTGTAAATATGGTAATTCGAAAATgcaaattaatcaaatttcattaatactgtccaataaaaaaaagacaaatcaCATGCTCACAATCAAATTGCGTTTTgctattatacaataaaattaatagaatgtatGATTGTATCCAATCAAATTCTTTTAAGCTTCTATCTAATTAACTCTATGTTCCTACTTTGGCTTTTATTTatctcttaaatatttacaatcAATCTAAGTGAGTCctaattttgtcatttttttattagttggactttttaatttgctataattttatatttgtggAAATATCTTCATcacttttatttattatcatccATACATTTCAACTCTCATTTAGTCTTATAGACATGATTCAATTGATTCCAtcattttttaacatttatgTAAAGGTCCtttatgtagtgtttgggaacacgtttttcatttcaaattatggatttcaattatgaaattataaatgaagaataggTTTGAGTAGTTATTcttaaattttcaactttaattactttaaaaacaatggtggaatttgatcAAAATcctaatttgaaatttttttatttgtcaagcaataaatttgagccaattctaaattttcaaataaaatcatcatttCCAAATATGACTCTATTTACAAACATGACTCTATTGTAATCCAAAAAGAACTGAGATAGTAAGAGTTattgttatggggtcaaataaataaacccgtaatttatttagtcaaaccctaaccacccaactcggtccaataacttcttaaaataactacccattactcaccataatctaccactcacccatcatccccatgattcccacatttattcaccatttaacctccattctaccatgataaatacatgtcgcgtacatcatttgcaccgGACTAAGCTTTCATATTGCTATCATTACTCCACAAAAATGACACTACCCTCCTACTTACAATCTATATTCTTGatcaaatattccttcaattgatctgaactcatcctacaatccgttaatcttgtattcattcattatcatatattcattactttctgtctcccgatctgacttgagcgtcggaggggttttccgggaaatcaccccccggacaaggctaacgtgttgtttcgcaggaattcaagtcgcttccttccacgagttgctcctcttgatcacacttccacctatctccaggtattttaagtgtcttttacacttcctcgtttcacaACCGAAACAGTTATAATCATGTTTGTAGTGAACtaattgatttttcttctttgtttttatCCATTGCCACTTGTTAATGTGGGAATGCTAATGTAAAAAAGAAAACGTATTTAAGGATAAGAGCTTTATTAATACCCTAGTATAAAACCCGTACAATATAATGCACATAATTCTTagtaaaatgataaatataatttatcgTAGAATAAAGAAATAATAACCTAAAATGCTAAACATtgctattttataaaaaacaaatactattacaaatttttttgaagaattgatattaaaaatcaatataaccaaatttttaattttaatttatttgatgacCTAAAAAGATACTGCAacaatttttttgcttttttagttaattgtaaATCAATGAAATTATTACTTTATCAAAGTGAtatttgttttctcttttgttAGTTGTAgaataaagaaatttatttaatgaTCTAAATAGATTGCCCCACATTAATGCATTATTAATACAATTAACCAGTATGATCATTTTATATGGAAAACTTACGTTAGAATGCGAAgtgaaattttctatttttttagttaattttatgatttttctcaTAAATGATCAAATACCATCCAcgtaaaattgatatttaatttgaatttatttgcATGGTATCCCAACAAGCTTAGATAGTGGTTTTTTATTAGCTGAAATCATTGATATAATcaatattatcatcatcataatcaacAATTCATTATTATGTATAAGTcaataattttaatgaaaaaaaacagAAGTTTTCCGTCCACTTCAATTTTACACAAAAGGCTCAAACTTGTAATTCACAACGGTTCCATTAGACTCCATAAACCATTGCTCATTGGACTACATTTCAATTTTGATGCCTTGCCATTTGGTGATagatttttcacaaattttcatatgatacggtctcacggtgagactatTTTAATTGGGTTggtctaatatacatttatttttaaagtgatgactttttatagttttaaagttatcactttatagttaaagtgatcacttataatttcaaAGTGATTATTTAGAGAAATGGGCTTACTTGTATGgactcgtctcatggtgagacgatctcataaaAGACGGGCTGCTGATTTTTTATATTGAGGTCATTCACTGTGAGACGACTTAAATTGAGTTAGCTAAAACTATTTATAACTTGTACAAGTATGAATTcagatttcattgtttttttaatgattttttttactaataagccttttgtaaaaaactcgtctcatagtgagacgatCTGTTACAAAATTTGCTGAAATTTTTAATTGCTTcatactttctctgtttcaaattagttgcaacattagacaaaataacactatttattcatcactcttaatttgtgattagttttttatctACAAGTTAatacatagtcaagtgaaatcttgtttgattcatctcattgcaaagattattagtatcaaatttttataattttttattatacataattagagatattaataattgaattaatGCATTGGACTgcgtaaaaaaacaaatattgcaagtaaattgaaatggaggaagtataaccCATTTACAAAACTAAAACAAATTTTGTATTAGTGCCATGAGACATTACAAACAAATAATTTTCTAATGAGTCatgtttcaaatttaaaaatgatgCTTCACCATTTTCTCTGCTTTTCTTTCTCATGTCGGATCAACCACAACACCAACAATCGTTATTTTTATTGGGCCAATATGTGTTTGATCCGTTGGatcaatttttaaaatcatGTTTTCTTTGAAGTGTCCAAGCCCAATCATTGTTGAATCGCAAACGGATGATTATTAAATCGATGCAATGATCATTTGGGGAAATATGTAAGAATACTTTTCACAATTCTATTTCGATTATACTTTTGAAAGTGTtggaaaatatattaaaataaaatagaaatttaaattatttgaatCATAGTTATTGTACTTCTTCCGTTCCATATTAGTTGTAATATCGGTAAAAatgacactattcattcatcactcttaatttgtgattattttttaatctataggttaaaatatagtcaagtgagattttgtttgatgcgtctcattgcaaagattattaatatcaaatttttataattttttattatacataattagagatatttaggattaaattagtgcattggactacgtgaaaaagcaaatgttACAATTAAgttgaaatggaggaagtaaaTGATTTGTTTGTATTTTGTGATCGTTGTATTAAAATTCACTTATTTTGAGTTATTGAAAATGAGAAAATTAAGAGTGTACCATTAATGTAATATTCTTTTTCAATGatcaaaagaaacaaaagaattaaataatattGGATATATAATCATTATCGATAATTTTGCTATTTGACTTGTATACAATAAGACTCATATAAGAAGAAAATTAACTGCATGTAAATTGATGAGATTATATTCTAAAGCCAAATGGTTATAGAAAGAGTAGGCCACTAAGATTATATGTAGTCAACCTCTCTCTTATTTGTTGTCGTGAAATTAAATATTAGTTATTTTCtgacatataaaaaaataataaaaagaaataaatacatGCTAATACCATTCTTCTTTGAAGAAAAATGTGAGAAATAATTCATTTTACATGTAATATGAGAAAATTAGAGGAGATTTTCCACTAGATTTGATAGTTACAATTTCATTGAATAACAGCAAATTGTCTGaaatgataatttacaaaataaaaaaaagaaaatctcATTTAAGTGATTTTTaataagtctataaaattagTGATGTTCCGGTTCCCCTCAGTCCTCAGTCCATTACTAGTAAGTCATTTAGATCCTATGCTTCTGATGATTATCATCTTGAAATATCACTTTGCTTGTTGTATTCTAGCTGCTCCACCTCCCAGCACATTTTCAATTTCACTCCTTCATGGCAAGGTTTATATTCCTGTTAGCACAAATTCAACGTCATACCATGTCAATTCATCATCTCAACTAGTTGCAAACTTAAATTTACCATAAGACGAGCATCGTTGTATCAAGAGATAACAATGGATCCTAGACCCGATCTGAATCCGTTTTGCCAGGTATAGGTCCATTTTATGAACCCGTAAAATTGACGAATCTGAGTCTGGTTCTCATAAAAGTATCTAGATTTAGATCCGTAAATCCTAAAAATCtgtattaatgaaaataaaataaaatgcctTTTTTTAGGATCATAATCACCATCTTACCTATTATATTCCACTCATATAAATTATAGTCAGGGTTTAACAAGAGAAGAACAAAgacaatttaaatcaaaaaaaaaaaaaaagctcaaaaagtCTTTCAACTAGATAAATAAAATGTggataaatataataaaatgtcCTAATTCCCAAGTCTTATCCCTAATGAGTAAATTTGGTCGTATTGAAAAAACTAAAGGAATCCCGCAGTGGCACTTACCCAATTCCCAGCTTGTGTCTCTTTCTCCCTCAAACACTCATCCACCCTCTATCTTGCCGGTTCGATGATTTTGTTGGTTCACTGCTCCTCTCTGTCTCACTGCTCCCAACCACCGCAGGCAGGTCTATTGT
The sequence above is drawn from the Amaranthus tricolor cultivar Red isolate AtriRed21 chromosome 5, ASM2621246v1, whole genome shotgun sequence genome and encodes:
- the LOC130812507 gene encoding auxin response factor 18-like; its protein translation is MITFMDTKDKIKETDNCLDSQLWHACAGGMVQMPTIDTKVYYFVQGHIEHANGNVDFRNFPRIPPYVLCRVEDIRYLADQETDEVYAKIRLIPVANDLDYSDEDSSVNGEVQENKPASFAKTLTQSDANNGGGFSVPRYCAETIFPRLDYSADPPVQNILAKDVHGEPWKFRHIYRGTPRRHLLTTGWSTFVNAKKLVAGDSIVFLRTENGDLCVGIRRAKRGIGGGLDTTFGWNPGSNVLNYGAFSAFLREDENRVMRNGNGVGGNVSVKGKVKMESVIEAATRAAKGQPFEVVYYPRAGTPEFVVKAGLVRAALQVRWCSGMRFKMPFETEDSSRISWFMGTTSSVQVADPVHWPDSPWRLLQVTWDEPDLLQNVKRVSPWLVELVSNMPAIHLSRYSPPRKKFRLPHHPDFPMEGQLLVPTFSGNFLGPSNPFGCLPDNSPAGMQGARHAQFGLPLSDLHMSKLQSGYFSGGFSALDHNTTLPNRPSSSLNFQKPSTNDNISCLLTIGNLNQSGKKSNVTKPHQFVLFGKPILTEQQMSLSRSGDTVSPAPTGNSSSEGNVDKAGNVSDGSGSALNQDHCSTERLPSLKENRLELDMELETGHCKVFMESEDVGRTLELTLLNSYEELCSRLANMFDIECSDILNRVVYRDRKGSSKQIGDEPFGEFVKRAKRLTILMDSSSDNIGA